The genomic region tataacattcataatcaacttgatctgattatagcatattgatggatgggctaccttcctgttgagatttcggcagaggtttctgccccgagctagccagatgtcctcgagtcctcagtttccgattgcagattatacatgtagttctcgatggacgattatgccattgggtttcctcaatcaactggagaaattcaagtccttttatgatgatgacactcaaaatgaggaggagaagggggatacatctaatcctgaagcagaggggatcattaaattcaatcccccagattatatgtatttgattggtcttggggatggtagtgatgacctttatccatcctgggctgaatgtgataaggttagtcctttttttttatataaactataCATTTTGAGTAAACTGTAATAGGCGCAAGACAAATCTTGCGCCCTTGCGTCCGTTCGTAAACACtctcttgcgtccttgcgaccctcGCAAGATTAACCTTGCGTCTTCATTATGGACGCAAAGTAAAATTTGCGTCCATGCGTCCACCCGCAAGGtagaccttgcgtccttgctcctgacgcaaggtctaccttgcgtccttgcgtgtctcGCAAGGTCAACCTTGCGTCCTGCCTTCTTGACTTTTTATGTttcttttgttgcagattttgattccaGTACATTTTTCAGATCCTGAACATTTTATACTACTCACTTTGAACTTAGATGAACAGAGAGTATTAGTCTATGATAGTTTAAAGGGTTGTTTGAAAAAAGGTCAACTCGAGGCTGTCTTCAAAAACTTATCAGACAACTTGCCGTTATATTCGAAGGCTATTGATTACTTTAACAAGAAGCAGGACTCACAAATTGTTGACTATTATGAGAACAGAGAAGATGTAGAGTTGATGATCGAGGATGCACCGTATGTGCCAATgcagagtggtggccatggtgattgtggtgtttgggtctgccttcatatggagaggatagtttttggttgggatcagattgacaacattggagaccctaaaaaggctgctaaggactatagaattcgaatggcaagaacattcttccgtgcacgctttgatacacaggaaccaccaccaccagaggacccaaaggttgttaattagttaaCTTGTAGATGTAATTATTATACAGTTTTTAGGTAAAACATGTAATTTTTGTATGTAAATAATCTGGGACAGACGTAAGGACTTTTTTGCGCCCTTGCTTCTGGTTTTTTGACAGAAGCAAGGtgttgtttgcgtccttgcgtctctttAAATGGCTTACGCAAGGTTTTGTTTGCGTTCTTGCGTATGTTTGAAGGAACGCAAGGTTTTGTTTGCGTTCTTGCGTATTTAAAAGATATACGCAAGTTGATGTTTGCGTGCTTGCGTATGTTTCATGACATACGCAAGGTATTGTTTGAAAAGTTGCGTCTTTTTTAAAGACAGACGCAAGTTATTGTTTGCGTATTTGCGTGTGTTTGATGACATACGCAAGATTTTTCTTGCGTTCTTGCGTCTCTATGTAGGTCAATTTATGACACATATTTAAACAACTAACTGAGACTGATAAACAACAAACTGAGACTGTAAGAAatgcttgattgtaagaaatgccacgaagcatctctattgcatgacacttggcttctctattgcatgacacttggctctccatgcttgattgtaagaaatgctcacccgaaaacggttgccaacatcatcacgtatatcttttggattatagtctcgatttgcagctttgaacgattccatcagaatacttcctaacacctttttggaagcatgtttattatttcccataatttgggtacgtgagcatgtgtgtacgtcatgcaatttctttacgatgaagttgtcagtgtggcgtattttgtatgcactacatttccactcacaatttggcaacatgcatttagcagtgaatcgagatttgtcagactttacaggcttaatttggaagttttcttcaagacattttgtgtatagatggtttacaaaatcatccttgtttaaaaaagtttgtcgaactttaatcaaatcggatactctataactggttgttatttggctcgtagattcagtctcttggtcatgctcactcaataaaagtggcatattccagaatacatcctttttttcttcctcttcttcattttcatcttcatcttgatcttctctgtcattttcttcctccgaagcactagacgcgacaactgattcaaaagggtgatctgtttttttaattttacatacgttctcaactccatagttgaagaaatcaaactcttctgtgtttggaggtggtacttcaggtcgtgcttcttccaaattgggtgtctgaaggtttgtgctctcctcgtttgttggtaggttttgttggacatcgtgtgttggtaggttttgatggacattgtgtattggtaggatttgcactgactgtaagttttctgggagttgatgcattgtaactttgtcgacaatgtaaatattaataggagcatttgatattgcatgttgtagaaaatcacgaaagtcttcataatcatcagtaatatcaaaaacaagattatcgacaacatatctcattgaaacaggagcattaggtggcaaattaatttttctaagaacattttttaacaatattcttcgagtaattagtttttggggagcaactgggagttttaatcgtgttctaaaacaatctagaggcaaatacataggtaagttattaataaattgaaaagaaCCACCACAACATATATGAATAACAAAGGTTTCATTATCACTAAAACTCATTATTTAAAATAAAGAAAGTTACCTTAATGACGCTTGAAATTATATGATTTATGTTGAAATGGTGGAAATGAAGTGAAAATAGAGCTGGTAATAccttatatgaattgaaaaagttaTCCGTAATAGTACAAAAATCGTACAAAATCTTATCCACGAAATCATGAAAATCTTATCTGGATAAGACGCAAGACGCAAGGCGCAAAGGTGCAAGTCGCAAGACGCAAGACgcaatacgcaaggacgcaagtctcTTTGTTGCGTTTGTCAGTAACGCAAGGTCGCATGGTCGCAAgatcgcaaagacgcaaggtcgcaaagacgcaaggtgtcttgcgccttgcgagggcaaattgtcaaacttttttcttttagggctgtcagtcaacaagcttaaaaaaaaagggtattttggtgataatccctatACATTGTCAATTATCTTAGACACTCGGTTGTAAGAGCTTAGTCTTGTCCTAAATAAGTTAGTTGAAGTTTCTATATTTCATCATGGATTGGGCCAGTAGGAAGTCTTTAAGTCATTATGTGGGCTTCTTTCATTAGGCTAATAGCACAAGATGTATAAGACAAACAGTACGCATAGAATTTGATGTGTTTTTTAAAGAAATTTGATAAAGGAAGCGTAATGGCTAcgtttaattataatatatacaattaaattctttatttattatttaaagTGGTCATGAATAAATGATGATACCAAATTTAAATAAAGATAGTtaaggaatatttaaattttacaatTGATTCGACTATGTTTATAAACTTATATACAGTATATAAGCTTAAATGTAACTCTAAGACTATGTTAAGTAAATCCTTTTAATCTCCTTTTTTTGGTAGCAGCGGCTTTTATTTCCTACCCCGCCACACATTCCCCCACACATTACAAGTTTCATTTAGTAAACTTGAATTTAAGCCGCATAGTTTTGTTAGGACGCTAGTGTCTTTTAAGTTTTAAGTAGATACGATATAGCTCGTTTAGATTAATAGTTTTATCGAACCTTTTGGTATTGGCGTCCTACTACAAAAAACTCTTTCGAATCACCATCAAGTCAGGTTAATTGATAGGATCACAAAAACATTGGCTAGCCAATTTTGTAATACTTGGAGTATGCACTTAATGCAACTCAGGTGCACAAGGCCCCTTTATGATTTCAAGTGCGCCAAGATTACAACAAATATAATTATAAAGTGCCACTAAAATGCTTTAATGGTTGTATTCTAGTGGATTTTGTTTGTGTCCCCACTCATTCATTAGCCGTCCTTTAGCAACAGTTACTTGAAACTCTGGTACTTTATATATGCAAAAATAAATGATATAGTTGTTCATTTGAAGTGTGCATATAAACTTGGATCTACCGCGTACCCAATCACTTAATGAAAATGAAAGTCCCGTTCTGCATAGTATAAAAGCACTTCGAGCTTATCATCGCTTTGCGAGCCGACTTATATCGAGACTACAACCTGTTTTGCAAGTTTTTCGGAGTCGTGCATGGTAAACCTCCGTGACCATGATGAGTTTTTTTGACGCTCTTTTTTTAACGTCAGTATTAAAGTCACTAACGGCGGTCATAAGCCATCCACCTGATAATATCCAGGAAGTCACGGGACATGCTCACTTCCTACACGCGTTAGGAAGAAACTTCAGGATATTGCACTCACGGAAAACCCGCGAGGGAACCTTGATAGATATGGGCAAAACTCACAATTTGAAAGAAACTCAGAGATGACTCCATAACCAATTGCAAAGCAAATTTCATTATAAATTTCAATTGAGGCTCAAACTTGAGTCTTCCTTATCACCCGGAAAAGGGCGTTAACCACTCAACTAGATGGAGATGGTTAAGATTTTGACACTCTATGGATTAGAATTCTGACCTCCATTTTTTTATTTAGTGGGAAAGCAAGAAAAATCGTCACTCGGTTACCACCTTATGATTAACCTAGCTATAAAGATGTCAATGATGTGACTTGTTTTTGTATTGTTACATACACCACTAATTTTCATGCATACATTATCAAATTTGCTTTAAGTTATTTACTATACAACATCACAAAACATGTTTAGTGATATACGAATAAAAATTGACGGTGTACGTATTGTTAGAAAACAGGGTATGAGAATTAACAATCTAGATCGTTCTTGAATTGGGTGAACACTTTCTCTATATAGTATTTCGATTCAGATAATGCCTAGGTTTTGAAAATCTGTATAGGGATAAGACAAgaatgtaatttgtatttttagcatTAAAATCATAAATCAAATTATCAGAGTGAATCTACTTGTATTATGTGTTTCATGTGAAAGCATGCTTCAGTTAATTTAGAGGGAAAAATAATTGAAAATGAAAGGTGGGCTTCGTTTTGGCAGGAAAATATTGATTCGGTATTTCGATAGTAAAAACTATACTCTAGCGCTAAAGCTCAATATTGGGGTGTCATGAACGTCGTCGCTGAAGTCGTTTGGCTTCTTCGAACTCGCAGATGGTGATGTGGATTATCGATTCGACTTGTGATCAATAATTCGATATATCGAGATATGATTCTAAATTGCCATCGTTCATGTTTCGTTATTTGCTTGAATTTTGCGGTATTTTCATTGGGCTTAGTTGCTATTTCAGAGTAGTTCGAGGTTAGTAATTTCGTGTTGTTAAGTAGTCTCTATCAATGGTTGTAGCTAATTCTTAATTCCATTGATAGCTTCTTGATCCTTCTGATTTAGAAGTAGGGATTGAAATCAGACTAAAATCATTCGTTTTCTTCCTTTGCTTTCTTCTCTGCCAGAACTCGAAAATacttaaaaaaaaattagtaattttCATTTCATTTTGTTTCCTTTACAGAAGTGTACAGGTGTAGAAGATCAATCAAGAAGTTTTCTTAGATAATTTTTAACCGTGACATCCACTTACGGTAAGTGTAGTACGATAGATGCATTTTTGAAGAAAAAATGATTAGAAGTTGAGTGGgagaaaaataaattaataatatatataaatcggTGTTAATTTGTGATTGGTTGAAAATAATCAAACGTTAAATTTTTTCGTTAGGCTAGTTACTAACGCCACTTTTCGTCACCCGTAATGCCCCGTTAAATGGCATTAGGGCGTCACCACAAGCAGGGGCGGATCTAGGAATGGTAGTCACTGGTGTCACCCGTTAAAACCCTCAAAAAATTTCTACTATATATcttatttcaatggtgtcactAAAAAAAATGTACACTATCCAGTGGTATCACTAGTTAAAAACTCCAAAAAAATttcactacatcgcgtatttcagtggtgtcccgtgTCACCACCGGGTACTATATACATCCACCCTCATCTGCCACATATGAAATTTTGGCGTTAGTGATCCCAGGGTAACAGTGCGCTGCTTGAAGTCTTATGTGTTCCGATCTCTCCCACTAATATACTCTATTACCTAACGGTAGGGTCCCACCATGTTCAGTTATTCGGCTATTCCCCACTATATAAACTCATGATCAATCATGGTTGTCGCTTTCTTATTTCATTATTTGATGTGTTTCTTTTGGGTTCTCTCATTTGGGTGGTAACTTTAATCTCAATATATCACAACAGTATGCCACCTTCAAACATTTACAACAAAGTTTCAAGTTACTGGCATTTTTGTAAATAACTTTTGACACTTATAAATGTGAAATATGAAATATGAAATGTGAAATGTAAGGTGAAGACCtagaaaatattacttgtgaaaaaaTATAGCATTGAAAAATTTAAGTGTTAGCTTTTTGACACTTAAGGGTATGTTTGATCAAACTAGCTGGTAGCTGATAGTTTTTTGCTTGTAACTGGTAGCTTTTAGCTGATAGCTTATAGCTTATAGCTGATAGCTGGTAGGTGTtagctttttaaatatattttggtgtttgGCAGAGGAGCTGAATCTGttaaataaagagtaaaatgataaaaaaaaaaaaaaaactagaggcTAAACGCTACTTCTAGTAGCTTTTAGCTTTTCCCCTCTGTCTAAAAGCTTTAAGCTCCTTTAACCAAATGGGCTTTTTATTAAATATGGTTTTTTTCATAAAAGCTAAAAGTTCTAAAAAGCTCCAAAAAGCTACGCGCTAAACATAGCCTAAATGTCATCAAGTTCTTTTTTTATGCTTTTTATTGTTAAATATTTGGTGACACTTATAGTTAACATGTTAAACTATTCATGCTaaaaaaaggttaaaaataataacatttataatttaagtttgaaGTTACTGGCACTTTTGTAAATAAATTTAGACCGTTATAAATGTGAAATGTAAGTTGAAGACCTAGGAAAATATTAGGTGTGAAAAAATATAGCATTGAAAaatttaagtgttatttttttacaCTTAAATGTCATCAAGTTcttttttgtagtgacccgtcctaattcatccggacaaatacattacatttggttacatcgcgaggtacttgacctctatatgatacattttacaaacattgcattcgtttttaaagacaaactttcatttaaatcgaaagttgacggcatgcataccatttcctaatatatccaactataattgacttagtaataatcttgatgaactcaacgactcgaatgcaacgtcttttgaaatatgtcatgaatgactccaagtaatatctctaaaatgagcaaatgcacagcggaaaatttctttcatacctgagaataaacatgttttcaagtgtcaaccaaaaaggttggtgagttcattagtttatcataaacaatcatttccaata from Rutidosis leptorrhynchoides isolate AG116_Rl617_1_P2 chromosome 9, CSIRO_AGI_Rlap_v1, whole genome shotgun sequence harbors:
- the LOC139868874 gene encoding uncharacterized protein yields the protein METEKPTEKGAEKAVDKQDENVALVSEEIEQGVDLPLVNEAEKQADQHDKKERKRKRKEKDWVGEEEIWSMVDKFINDQGTLQPPPPSAWRDQRKHVGPAKDLKSLILNKQDTRCMFIFQNETFLFLDTEFWKRLLGIAFSGYLENIHIDGWATFLLRFRQRFLPRASQMSSSPQFPIADYTCSSRWTIMPLGFLNQLEKFKSFYDDDTQNEEEKGDTSNPEAEGIIKFNPPDYMYLIGLGDGSDDLYPSWAECDKILIPVHFSDPEHFILLTLNLDEQRVLVYDSLKGCLKKGQLEAVFKNLSDNLPLYSKAIDYFNKKQDSQIVDYYENREDVELMIEDAPYVPMQSGGHEARCCLRPCVSLNGLRKVLFAFLRMFEGTQGFVCVLAYLKDIRKLMFACLRMFHDIRKVLFEKLRLF